A single Streptococcus thermophilus DNA region contains:
- a CDS encoding TspO/MBR family protein has protein sequence MTSNKLKSLGQLILFIIGIELIGGLSGLLAGDIKRIYNNLKLPLLAPPDYLFGIVWPVLYAFIAISAYLIFYKLKTRRSEGQNALFYFGIQLILNFIWSIIFFKGYFWLGVIIILLLDFIVYLCIIKFSKINKWSSFLLIPYFIWIIFATYLSVSVAILN, from the coding sequence ATGACTAGTAATAAACTAAAATCATTGGGACAATTAATATTATTTATTATAGGAATTGAGCTAATTGGTGGCCTATCTGGCCTCTTGGCGGGTGATATTAAGAGAATTTATAATAATCTTAAACTCCCACTCCTAGCACCACCAGACTATCTTTTTGGAATTGTTTGGCCTGTATTATATGCTTTTATCGCCATTTCCGCCTATTTGATTTTTTATAAGCTGAAAACTCGAAGGAGTGAGGGCCAAAATGCTTTATTCTATTTTGGAATACAACTTATCTTAAACTTTATTTGGAGTATTATTTTTTTCAAAGGCTATTTTTGGTTAGGAGTTATAATTATTCTCTTACTAGATTTTATTGTTTATCTCTGCATCATTAAATTTTCAAAAATTAATAAGTGGTCTTCATTCCTTCTAATTCCTTATTTCATTTGGATTATTTTCGCAACATATTTGAGTGTATCAGTTGCTATCTTGAACTAA
- a CDS encoding lipoprotein BA_5634 family protein: MNTQAANKLINEKVFNNVTKKGDKFKFKTVENLSSEPALWTGKEDKTITDDKGQSVKPKSTKYIVLGEYSATSKILILNDEDYQKFDAKAKFVSVIKEKRDADKVLKRYTTSGSIPSQIFPYK, from the coding sequence TTGAATACTCAAGCTGCTAATAAATTAATAAATGAAAAAGTTTTTAATAACGTAACCAAAAAAGGAGATAAGTTTAAATTTAAGACAGTAGAAAACTTATCATCCGAGCCAGCTTTGTGGACAGGAAAGGAAGATAAAACAATAACTGATGATAAAGGACAGTCAGTGAAACCTAAAAGTACAAAATATATTGTTCTAGGAGAATACAGTGCCACTTCTAAGATATTGATTCTTAATGATGAAGATTATCAAAAATTTGATGCAAAAGCTAAATTTGTAAGTGTAATAAAAGAAAAACGAGATGCTGATAAAGTGCTTAAAAGATACACTACGAGTGGTTCAATTCCCTCACAGATTTTCCCTTACAAATAA
- a CDS encoding modification methylase Sau96I, translating into MVRNEFYDQLINSEPLGFIDPLSDLGEFDSIQMKFCEPVRNLKNKYSGKPYNLNWQNKIEQMRALYIQYQKSLILEDQEQGVHNRVRNKESKEHVNEIVTTYLKLGFRFKEIEARISLFNTRLRSNWKRSDYVTTISPEFYLKRDLQDGYSMPNTTLPRSMKIN; encoded by the coding sequence ATGGTTAGGAATGAGTTTTATGATCAATTAATCAATAGTGAACCATTAGGTTTTATTGATCCTCTGAGTGATCTAGGAGAGTTCGATTCTATTCAGATGAAGTTCTGTGAACCTGTTAGGAATTTGAAAAACAAATATTCAGGTAAACCTTACAATCTAAACTGGCAGAACAAAATCGAACAGATGAGAGCGCTGTATATTCAGTATCAGAAAAGCTTGATATTGGAAGATCAGGAACAAGGTGTTCACAACAGAGTTAGGAATAAAGAATCTAAAGAGCATGTTAATGAGATTGTTACAACTTATCTAAAGCTTGGATTCAGGTTCAAAGAGATTGAAGCTAGGATTTCACTATTTAATACACGCTTACGAAGTAATTGGAAAAGAAGTGACTATGTTACAACAATAAGCCCTGAATTTTATTTGAAGAGAGACTTACAGGATGGTTACAGCATGCCGAATACGACTCTTCCCAGAAGTATGAAAATTAACTAA
- a CDS encoding DUF2786 domain-containing protein: MENKIVQKIQNLLELAYDAPNDEEGQTALLMAQKLMFKHKLSMSDVTATKTNNNIGEAVGTWEYRLPWWQEELAAILGKNFRCQTIRRRKMDEGITEVIFFGYQSDTELCTRVYEGAILYLKYRLKRLLPTVTKSRWKDYKKSYLLGFLEGLDHRFRDQVQSSEEYALMVQVPEEVLEEQQQRMGDLKSRSLKMAFDVDYEAYLSGLEQSKETKLLSEELLNGHQI; this comes from the coding sequence ATGGAAAATAAAATTGTTCAAAAGATCCAAAATCTTTTGGAATTGGCCTACGATGCACCTAATGATGAAGAAGGACAGACAGCCCTTCTAATGGCTCAGAAGCTCATGTTTAAACATAAGTTGTCGATGAGTGATGTAACGGCTACTAAAACCAATAATAATATAGGTGAGGCAGTAGGGACATGGGAATATAGATTGCCCTGGTGGCAGGAGGAATTAGCTGCAATTCTAGGAAAAAATTTCCGATGCCAAACAATCAGAAGACGGAAGATGGATGAAGGCATTACTGAGGTGATTTTCTTTGGCTATCAGTCTGATACTGAACTTTGCACTAGAGTATATGAAGGAGCGATTTTATATCTTAAATATCGATTAAAACGGCTCTTGCCTACTGTTACAAAGTCAAGGTGGAAAGACTATAAGAAATCTTATCTATTAGGTTTCTTAGAAGGTCTTGATCATCGCTTCAGGGATCAGGTTCAGTCGTCAGAAGAGTATGCTCTAATGGTACAGGTTCCTGAAGAGGTTTTAGAAGAACAGCAACAGCGTATGGGAGACCTAAAAAGTAGAAGCCTTAAAATGGCATTTGACGTTGATTATGAGGCGTATCTTTCTGGTCTTGAACAGTCAAAGGAAACAAAGTTGCTGTCAGAGGAATTATTAAATGGACACCAAATCTAA
- a CDS encoding primase C-terminal domain-containing protein — MNLTNIYSLILKDGLRNYKFKNSHLKPVSSVEEGNRGAIFGYRTKEKMIKARGVVLTSMESIFENEDRFTHWTPNVYRFGSYSDSKRQITRGHSEDNLRQINTFYIDFDITSSAEKMTSGDILTAAIDLGFMPTLILKSDKGYQAYFVLDKAAYVTTHSQFKVVKVAKAISQNLRNYFGQTLPVDMTCNHFGIARMPRTNNVEFFHADYTYSFQEWLDWSMKQSNLPFPSKKPNLTVISGSEGVKQVDEPWYGLLLREANIRGAKALMGRNNVLFTLALANFSSGVSQSDCEAVLADFNEHLAEPLSEAEFLKVIGSAYSGKYEAASRDYIKLLCKAWVNDNLKASDLFIKQRWYKFKKKRADRKHSHLHEWKADIMAYLEGFYQSEDPFVQTTKKAIREELNIPERSLDKVLKALKTDRKIFFAVKAGRGGGIRLASVKAIVLSLIQVKKERQEAYFANIATFFEESIGLTKRVIEGVKNGLKQARQLSLFEADIG; from the coding sequence ATGAACTTAACTAACATTTACAGCTTGATTCTCAAAGATGGTCTAAGAAACTATAAATTTAAGAATAGTCACTTAAAACCAGTTTCTTCAGTTGAAGAAGGAAATCGAGGAGCAATCTTTGGATATCGTACAAAAGAAAAAATGATAAAAGCACGCGGTGTTGTTTTGACATCGATGGAATCTATTTTTGAGAATGAGGATAGATTCACTCACTGGACACCAAATGTTTACCGTTTTGGTAGTTACAGCGATTCCAAACGTCAAATTACACGTGGACACTCTGAAGATAATTTGAGACAAATTAATACATTCTATATTGATTTTGACATCACATCTTCAGCTGAAAAGATGACTTCTGGAGATATTTTAACAGCTGCCATTGATTTAGGCTTCATGCCTACGTTGATTTTAAAATCTGACAAGGGTTATCAAGCTTATTTTGTACTGGATAAAGCAGCATATGTGACAACTCATTCACAGTTCAAAGTAGTAAAAGTGGCCAAGGCAATCTCTCAAAATTTACGTAACTATTTTGGTCAAACATTGCCAGTTGATATGACGTGTAACCACTTTGGTATTGCACGTATGCCACGAACGAACAATGTAGAGTTCTTTCATGCTGACTATACTTATTCATTCCAGGAATGGCTAGATTGGTCTATGAAACAGTCTAATCTACCGTTTCCAAGTAAGAAACCTAATTTAACGGTTATTTCAGGTTCTGAAGGCGTTAAACAGGTAGATGAACCCTGGTATGGTTTGCTACTGAGAGAAGCTAATATTAGAGGTGCTAAAGCATTGATGGGAAGAAACAACGTACTCTTTACTTTGGCGTTGGCAAACTTCTCTTCAGGTGTCTCTCAGAGCGATTGTGAGGCTGTTTTAGCTGATTTCAATGAACACTTAGCCGAACCGCTCTCTGAAGCCGAGTTCCTGAAAGTTATCGGTTCAGCTTACTCAGGTAAATATGAAGCTGCTAGTCGAGATTACATCAAATTATTATGTAAAGCGTGGGTTAATGATAATCTGAAAGCTTCGGATTTGTTTATCAAGCAACGCTGGTATAAATTCAAAAAGAAACGTGCAGATCGTAAGCATAGCCACCTACATGAGTGGAAAGCTGATATTATGGCTTATTTAGAAGGTTTTTATCAGTCTGAGGATCCTTTTGTTCAGACGACTAAAAAAGCTATTAGGGAAGAGTTAAATATCCCTGAACGTTCATTAGATAAAGTTCTGAAGGCTCTTAAAACTGATCGTAAGATTTTCTTTGCGGTTAAAGCTGGCCGTGGTGGTGGGATTAGATTAGCTTCTGTTAAAGCTATTGTTCTTTCCCTTATTCAGGTGAAAAAAGAGCGTCAGGAGGCTTATTTTGCAAACATTGCTACTTTCTTTGAAGAGAGTATAGGACTCACCAAAAGGGTGATAGAAGGGGTTAAAAATGGGCTTAAACAAGCAAGACAACTATCTCTATTTGAGGCTGACATTGGATAA
- a CDS encoding thioredoxin — MANRFEWAKMIFGTIAAVSLLFCTVIGVQTVWTRYVVKDYDRHLTEQVYVDAVINQNANLVFYRHGCPYCEKGKRAVIEAVEKSDYPTFYIDVESADGQVLVKKYQVEKAATLITLREGKSQLYHYAAKDKQGKITADEKTIEEALDDSKNEAQ, encoded by the coding sequence GTGGCTAATAGATTTGAATGGGCTAAAATGATTTTTGGAACAATAGCAGCAGTCAGTTTGCTATTTTGCACAGTTATTGGTGTACAGACAGTTTGGACTAGGTACGTTGTCAAAGACTATGATAGACACCTTACGGAACAAGTTTATGTGGATGCTGTGATCAATCAGAATGCTAACTTAGTCTTTTATAGACATGGCTGCCCTTATTGTGAAAAGGGGAAAAGGGCTGTCATTGAAGCGGTTGAGAAGAGTGACTATCCAACGTTTTATATCGATGTGGAATCAGCAGATGGTCAAGTTTTGGTGAAGAAATATCAGGTAGAAAAAGCAGCGACTTTAATCACTTTGAGAGAGGGTAAATCTCAACTCTATCACTATGCTGCTAAGGATAAGCAGGGGAAGATTACAGCTGACGAGAAGACCATTGAGGAGGCACTAGATGACTCAAAAAATGAAGCTCAGTAA